GCTCCGTGATGGGCTGACCGTCCACGAGGATCTGCCCGCCCTCGGGCTGGTACAGCCCCGTGAGCAGCTTGGCCAGCGTGGTCTTCCCGCTGCCATTGCCGCCCACGAGGAAGATCAGCTCCCCGGCGTGCATGCGCAGATGGATGGGCCCCACCACGAAGTGCCCGTCGGACTCCTCGCGGTAATAGGTGTGGGTGACGCCTACGAGTTCGACGGTCTGGAACGTCGCGCGGTGTCCCCGTTCGGGAAGCGCGGGTGCATCGGAGCCCAGGGAGTCGAGCGTCAGCCCCAACTGGTGGACCTTCGTCCACGACACATCCCCGCGGCTCAGGATGGGCAGCGTCTCCATGACGGACTGGAGGGGCTGCTGGAGGTAGAGCGCCGCGATGCAGTACCCCACCAGCACCGACGGCTGCACCCAGCCCAGGCCCGGCATCACGAAGATGAGCGCGCCCACGAAGGCGAAGGACAGGAGCATGCCCAGGCTCCCCGTCGCCGCGAAGACGTTGCCGATCCGGATCTGCAGCGCGCGGACGAGCGAGGACGTAGCCTCGACCTCCTCCGTGAGGAACGCCGCACGCCGCTCCTGGTGCAGCTTCAGCTCCTTGATGCCCTCCGTGAGGCCGCGCAGCTGCTTGTACAGCGCCCCCTGGTGCTCCCGCGTGCGCTGAAGATCCCGAATGGCGCTCCGGGCCAGGAGCCGGTAGCCCACGACGCTCAGCGCGATGACGAGCAACAGGCCGACGAGCAGTTGCCAGGACAGCCACGCCAGATAGACGCAGCAGCCCAGCGCGATGGCGATGTTGGTGAGGAATCGCGGCAACACGCCCAACGCGGTGCTGATGACGAAGAGGTCCTCCGTGAGGACCGTCATCACGTTGGGGATGCCCTGCTCCTCCAGGCGCCGCAGCGGCGTGGCGACGACCTGACGGGCCAGCCGCATGCGCATGTCGAAGAGCGCGTCCCCGTTGAGCTTGTTGACCAGGGCCTGCGTCCCGTAGCGCAACAGCAGCGTCAGCACGCCCAGCCCCACGAAGCCCAGGGCCACCGCCGAGCCCACCTGCAGCTGGGACGCAAGCGCGTGGTTGATTAGCGCGATGAGCCCCGCGTTGCTGGCGCCCGAGAGGAGCCCGAAGAGCGTCACCAGGATGAGGGACGCGGGAGACGTCCGGAACAGGAGGGCGAGGAATTTCATGGGTGACAGGCCCGGCACTCCTCGGGATGCGAGGGCCTACACCGGATTCCGTGAAGAACTCTACATGAGTTCTTCAGGCCTGCCGCAGCTTGCTGGATTCGCTGGTCTGCGACGCGGCCAAAAAGGCCCTGGAGTCACCGGCTTGCACCGGGAACTCCAGGGCCTCATTTGGTCGGGGCGATAGGCGCTGAACCTGCGACCACTTGCACCCCAAGGAACCCTGGGGGCCGTTCAGCGGTTACCAGCGGCTCACAACCCTTCGTAAATACTCAAGCTTCTTCGAGCAGAGTTGTCCAGCCGTCCCATCCAGTACTCCAGGATCCCAAGATTTTTGCTGCTAGTTTGCTGCTGGGCTCCGCCCCGGTGGCGCCGGTGGCCCCAGGTTCTGGCCGGCTGCTAACCGTCCGGGAGGTCGCGGAACGGCTGGGGGTCTGCCCGGGCCACCGTGTACCGGCTGTGCGAACGGGGTGAGTTGCCCCACATCCGCCTGTCCAACGCGGTGCGAATAGAGGCTGAGGCCCTGGAGAGACTCATCCGGGAACCTTCGTCGTAGGGCCGACCGTAGGCTACTCCCCTACTCTGTGCTTCGACCTCCAGCCGAACATACTGCTCGACCAAGCTTCTTTGACATATCTGCTCGGTTCGATTCCTTTTTGGGTACTCGCCCTACTTCCCAAGTCCCTGGAAGCAGGGCGTTTTCTGTCTGCTGCTGGAACTCGTAGAGAGTGCTGGGCGCTTCGCGGTGAACGCCCATGCGAACGCGTCTACGCGCGGCGCGTGACGAGCGCTGGGGTCTCGTGGTGAGCGTCCAGGCCGGACGCGTCGGACACGCCGACGCGGGCCTCGTGGCCAACGTTCTGGCTGGACACATCGACAGGCGCCTGGCGGTGAGCGCTAGGCTTCGCGGCGAGCGTCCAGGCAGGCTGGAGGCGGGCCACATCGGCGCGCACCTCATGATGGGCGCCGGGGGCCGCCTAAACCATCGGAACTGATACTACCCGATCAGATCCGCGACGGCCCGCGATGTGGCGCCCGGGCTCCACGTGCTGCAGGCAGAGTGGGCAGTGACGGATGCGGCGACACTCCCTGAAGCGGACTTTCCTCGAGCCACCGAGCAGTTAGCAGGAACTTGTATGAGTCCGGAGACTGGAGGCCTGCACGCGACGACGCGTCGGCCAAGAGTCGGGCTTGCAGCACGCTGACGATGCTTGCGTGGTGCCTCAGAGGGCCGCATTGTTCCCGATCGGCAGAACAGCAGGCTGCAGCGGACGATGTCGGATCGGCTCCGCCGTCCCGCCCTCGCCCCTGAGTTGGCCGTTATGTAACGAAACAGAGGAACACAGAGCGAGGATGGCTTGGACAGAACTTTGAAGCTGGCTCTGAGCAAGTACCCCGTCGTGCCGCACACGCTGCGAACGGATCCGACGAGCAATCGAGCTGTGGATACGCTACCTGTCAATCTCGCCACTCTATACCATCATTACTATCTTGACTCGTATGGAACGGCTCCACCCAATCCGGATCCTGCACAATTCGAGCACGTGCGATTCTTGATGCCCACGCGAGACTTCCGCCTCCAGGGCTCCGGAATTGGAGCCGCACCTGGCATCAAGAGACACAGATCTACGGAACTTGGTCAGGCATTCTGCCGTTTGTTTCTTCACGACCACTTCAACATTACGTACTTCGCGCACATGGAGCACATCCTCGACCGCCAGCTTCACCGAGCCTTCGATGGGTGCCGAATTGAGCGCACAAGCAGCGGTGATGCGCCGGACTACTTTTGTGCAGAGAGTGTCAACCGCGTGTTCTTGGCAGAGGCAAAGGGCCGCTACGAGGCGATTTCGTTCAAGTCCAAGGAGTTTGCAAAGTGGCGGACGCAGTTCGCACGAGTCACCTTCAAGGATACTCAGGGATGGCAACGGCGCATTAAAGGACATATCGTGGCAGTTCGCTACGCCACAGAACTCGATGGTCCTCGAATCAAGTCCTCCATTTTCGCGGAGGATCCGTATTCACCCGGAGAGCGTCCTCTCGACGGCGACGATACAGGTGGGCTCGGCGCAGCCGTGATCGCATCCCACTACAGCGGTATCGCCGCGAAACTACGGCAGCCGCTGTTAGCCGCTTCACTCGCGACCGGGCTGGCACTGCCCGACGAACTCCGCATTCTAGCCTTCGCTTGGCGGGTTATCGTGGGACCACTCGCCGGTCGGCGATTTGTTGGCGGCTTCTTCGGGCCGCCCGGAAGCGAGCCAAGCCTCATTCAGACTCAGGACGGTGTAGTGGCGAGGTGGCCCCCACCAATTCGGCTTGATGCCGCTGCTGCAACGTTCTTCGGTGTAGAAGAAACTATCTTTCGACAGGTCGTCGAGATGGCGCGTACAGGACTTCGCACAGCAGACCAACTTGGCACCTTCGAAGGGCCTGGGTTCTTCTACAGCGGATTCAGCGCACTTCACGACGGGAGCGTTCTGGGTCCGGGTGAGTTCTTCAACCCAGAGGAGCAATTGACGCTATAGTCTGAGGGAAGCCGCATAACAACTTGTTGCCTCGAACGAGCTTCGCTGTGAATACCGACCTTTTCCACCTGCGTGCGACATGCGTGCAACACGGATGGAGGAAGCCGCCAACCATCCATAAATACATATCACAATTGGGGAATGAACGCTCGTTCCGCTGCAGACTTTTGCAGCTGCTCTCTCTCCCCCTGGGCATGCGGGTGTCACTACTAC
This DNA window, taken from Corallococcus coralloides DSM 2259, encodes the following:
- a CDS encoding cyclic peptide export ABC transporter, with translation MKFLALLFRTSPASLILVTLFGLLSGASNAGLIALINHALASQLQVGSAVALGFVGLGVLTLLLRYGTQALVNKLNGDALFDMRMRLARQVVATPLRRLEEQGIPNVMTVLTEDLFVISTALGVLPRFLTNIAIALGCCVYLAWLSWQLLVGLLLVIALSVVGYRLLARSAIRDLQRTREHQGALYKQLRGLTEGIKELKLHQERRAAFLTEEVEATSSLVRALQIRIGNVFAATGSLGMLLSFAFVGALIFVMPGLGWVQPSVLVGYCIAALYLQQPLQSVMETLPILSRGDVSWTKVHQLGLTLDSLGSDAPALPERGHRATFQTVELVGVTHTYYREESDGHFVVGPIHLRMHAGELIFLVGGNGSGKTTLAKLLTGLYQPEGGQILVDGQPITEQTQESYRQLFSAVFSDFYLFERLLGLVGEGTASQVQHYLSLLQLSRKVRIDGGVLSTTELSLGQRKRLALLTAYLEDRPIYLFDEWAADQDPAFKAVFYTELLPELKRKGKTVVVISHDDRYFGVADRVLRLDAGKLVAPAESAPALQERAS
- a CDS encoding helix-turn-helix domain-containing protein, with product MYRLCERGELPHIRLSNAVRIEAEALERLIREPSS